One window of the Anaeromyxobacter dehalogenans 2CP-C genome contains the following:
- a CDS encoding FHIPEP family type III secretion protein: MTIPVHALLSRLRSSGEALFALAVLGLVLLLVTPLAPGVLDLLLAANLAAAATVLVVTLFARDALRFASFPTLLLLTTLFRLALNVSSTRLVLSRGEAGRVIEAFGRVVVQGNHVVGAVVFAILTLVQLLVVAKGAERVAEVAARFTLDALPGKQMAIDADVRAGTLDAADARRRRRALERESQLYGAMDGALKFVKGDAIAGVAIVLVNVAGGLVAGVLRGMTAGDAARRYALLAIGDGLSSQIPSLLVAVAAGIAVTRVAGEEEGATLGGEIGRQLLAEPAPIAAVAALLGALALAPGLPAAPFLALAGAGGAAAWWIARRARAPAAATRSAPGTASASGPSGVDADGAAPLALELADDLLAAAATPAGQEGLAALRETVWRTLGVRTPPVALRPAPLPAGGHRLLIDEVPAGGGTAPAGQVVVLAAPDELALVGIEAAAERDPLSGRAVSVIAEADAPRARALGAVRGPLDRALAAAAAALVRNAPQLVGVQEVQALLDALEPGAPALVREASRQLPPALLAEVLRRLVEEGVSIRPLRTILEALLEAGGAGRGPAALAEAARRALRRHLAHAHAGEGPLAALLLDPAAEQVLREGLAGDVLAIDPRIAAELVERIGAEAEAQAAPPVVLTSADVRRALRTLLAPRLPAVAVLAYDELPPELTVRPLGRVALAA, from the coding sequence ATGACGATCCCCGTCCACGCCCTGCTCTCCCGCCTCCGCTCCTCCGGCGAGGCGCTGTTCGCGCTCGCGGTGCTGGGCCTCGTGCTGCTGCTCGTGACACCGCTCGCGCCGGGCGTCCTCGACCTGCTGCTCGCGGCGAACCTGGCCGCGGCCGCCACGGTGCTGGTGGTCACGCTGTTCGCCCGCGACGCGCTCCGGTTCGCGAGCTTCCCCACGCTCCTCCTGCTCACCACGCTCTTCCGCCTCGCGCTCAACGTGAGCTCGACGCGCCTCGTGCTCTCGCGCGGCGAGGCCGGCCGGGTCATCGAGGCGTTCGGCCGCGTGGTCGTCCAGGGCAACCACGTCGTGGGCGCGGTGGTGTTCGCGATCCTGACGCTGGTGCAGCTCCTGGTGGTGGCGAAGGGCGCCGAGCGCGTCGCGGAGGTGGCGGCGCGCTTCACGCTGGACGCGCTCCCGGGCAAGCAGATGGCCATCGACGCCGACGTGCGGGCGGGGACGCTGGACGCCGCCGACGCGCGGCGGCGGCGGCGCGCGCTGGAGCGCGAGAGCCAGCTCTACGGCGCGATGGACGGCGCGCTCAAGTTCGTGAAGGGCGACGCGATCGCCGGCGTCGCCATCGTGCTCGTCAACGTGGCGGGCGGGCTCGTGGCCGGCGTGCTGCGCGGGATGACGGCCGGCGACGCCGCGCGCCGGTACGCGCTGCTCGCCATCGGCGACGGGCTGTCGTCGCAGATCCCGTCGCTGCTCGTCGCCGTCGCGGCGGGCATCGCCGTGACGCGGGTGGCGGGCGAGGAGGAGGGCGCGACGCTCGGAGGCGAGATCGGGCGCCAGCTCCTCGCCGAGCCCGCGCCGATCGCGGCGGTGGCCGCGCTGCTCGGCGCGCTCGCGCTCGCGCCGGGGCTGCCGGCCGCGCCGTTCCTGGCGCTCGCCGGCGCGGGCGGCGCCGCCGCCTGGTGGATCGCGCGCCGGGCGCGCGCGCCGGCCGCGGCGACCCGCTCCGCGCCCGGGACCGCGAGCGCGTCCGGCCCCTCCGGCGTGGACGCGGACGGCGCGGCGCCGCTCGCGCTCGAGCTGGCGGACGATCTGCTCGCCGCGGCCGCCACCCCGGCCGGCCAGGAAGGGCTCGCGGCGCTGCGCGAGACGGTGTGGCGCACGCTCGGCGTCCGCACGCCGCCCGTCGCGCTCCGGCCCGCCCCGCTCCCCGCGGGTGGCCACCGCCTGCTCATCGACGAGGTCCCCGCCGGCGGCGGCACCGCGCCCGCCGGGCAGGTGGTGGTCCTCGCCGCGCCGGACGAGCTCGCGCTCGTCGGCATCGAGGCCGCGGCCGAGCGCGATCCGCTCTCCGGGCGGGCGGTGTCGGTGATCGCCGAGGCGGACGCGCCCCGCGCCCGCGCGCTGGGCGCGGTGCGTGGCCCGCTCGATCGCGCGCTCGCGGCCGCCGCGGCGGCGCTCGTCCGCAACGCGCCGCAGCTCGTCGGCGTGCAGGAGGTGCAGGCGCTGCTCGACGCGCTCGAGCCGGGCGCGCCGGCGCTGGTCCGCGAGGCGAGCCGCCAGCTCCCGCCCGCGCTGCTCGCGGAGGTGCTGCGGCGGCTCGTCGAGGAGGGCGTCTCGATCCGACCGCTGCGCACGATCCTGGAGGCGCTGCTCGAGGCGGGCGGCGCGGGGCGCGGGCCGGCGGCGCTGGCGGAGGCCGCCCGGCGCGCGCTCCGCCGCCACCTCGCGCACGCCCACGCGGGCGAGGGCCCGCTCGCCGCGCTGCTGCTCGATCCGGCCGCGGAGCAGGTGCTCCGCGAGGGGCTCGCAGGCGATGTGCTCGCGATCGATCCGCGCATCGCGGCGGAGCTGGTGGAACGCATCGGCGCCGAGGCGGAGGCACAGGCGGCGCCGCCGGTGGTGCTGACCAGCGCCGACGTCCGCCGGGCGCTCCGAACGCTGCTCGCGCCCCGCCTGCCGGCCGTGGCGGTGCTGGCCTACGACGAGCTCCCGCCCGAGCTCACGGTCCGGCCGCTCGGGCGCGTCGCGCTGGCCGCCTGA
- the sctR gene encoding type III secretion system export apparatus subunit SctR yields MIAFALVPSAGPVADRPAEMLVLLALLALVPAALVMLTSFLKISVVLSIARSALGAPQVPPNTVVTGLALVLTLLVMAPVAERAAALARPAPGERGLPATLAALQRGAGPVKAFLARFARPDDRAAFLDVARRLRAPDAAAPADDDLAVLAPAFVVSELRRAFTIGFLVFVPFLVVDLVISNVLLALGLTQLSPTSVALPFKLLLFVAVDGWKLLARALALSYAG; encoded by the coding sequence GTGATCGCCTTCGCCCTCGTCCCGTCCGCGGGCCCGGTGGCCGACCGGCCCGCCGAGATGCTGGTGCTGCTCGCGCTGCTCGCGCTCGTGCCCGCGGCGCTGGTGATGCTGACCTCGTTCCTCAAGATCTCGGTGGTCCTGTCGATCGCGCGCTCCGCCCTGGGCGCGCCGCAGGTGCCGCCCAACACGGTCGTCACGGGCCTCGCGCTGGTGCTGACGCTGCTGGTGATGGCGCCGGTGGCGGAGCGGGCCGCCGCCCTGGCGCGGCCCGCGCCCGGCGAGCGCGGGCTCCCGGCCACGCTGGCCGCCCTGCAGCGCGGCGCCGGGCCGGTGAAGGCGTTCCTCGCCCGCTTCGCGCGCCCCGACGACCGGGCGGCGTTCCTCGACGTCGCGCGGCGGCTCCGCGCGCCGGACGCCGCCGCCCCCGCCGACGACGACCTGGCGGTGCTCGCGCCCGCGTTCGTGGTGTCGGAGCTGCGCCGGGCCTTCACCATCGGCTTCCTGGTGTTCGTGCCGTTCCTGGTGGTGGACCTGGTGATCTCGAACGTGCTGCTCGCGCTCGGCCTCACCCAGCTCTCGCCCACCTCGGTCGCGCTCCCGTTCAAGCTGCTCCTCTTCGTCGCCGTGGACGGGTGGAAGCTCCTCGCCCGCGCGCTGGCGCTCTCGTACGCAGGGTGA
- a CDS encoding flavohemoglobin expression-modulating QEGLA motif protein has product MPPDVFRRVSDEILRAQRPIRVLRSINWDPAVHERFFRGGARELPKPEYPPLGFEPERKIKELRAIRRQVRGKNPVEDLLRRKCDEFIALSQLLAARGTKRFYELSRRIYGDPRDRFPDHNVDNLAIARMWASRPRARDEELVYDAEDAAARVADICNPLLGGHVKVAVRTRLTANAAAGGTSITLRKGARFSDRQVRALAHHEGLWHVLTSLNGYRQPHLPVLGVGLPRHTESQEGGGIVAEFLTGHITDERYIELGERTIAIDMAARGADFLEVYRYLLARFPPEKAALMSERVFRGGLLEGGAPFTKDAAYQRGYCRTFNFLRAALEQRDVELVRAFLAGKMSVDDAELVRDLVEEGICVGPVYLPEWFIDIDRLNAMATHSVTMNRFSLPSVTRYYARRRGTRPPAEAPGRAREADTEEAPARLAGADEGDLGE; this is encoded by the coding sequence GTGCCGCCCGACGTGTTCCGCCGCGTCAGCGATGAGATCCTGCGCGCGCAGCGGCCCATCCGCGTGCTGCGGTCCATCAACTGGGACCCCGCGGTGCACGAGCGCTTCTTCCGGGGCGGCGCGCGCGAGCTGCCGAAGCCGGAGTACCCGCCGCTCGGCTTCGAGCCGGAGAGGAAGATCAAGGAGCTGCGCGCCATCCGGCGGCAGGTGCGCGGGAAGAACCCGGTGGAGGACCTGCTCCGCCGCAAGTGCGACGAGTTCATCGCGCTGTCCCAGCTCCTCGCCGCGCGCGGGACGAAGCGCTTCTACGAGCTCTCCCGCCGCATCTACGGCGACCCGCGCGACCGCTTCCCCGACCACAACGTGGACAACCTCGCCATCGCGCGCATGTGGGCCTCGCGCCCGCGCGCGCGCGACGAGGAGCTGGTCTACGACGCCGAGGACGCTGCGGCCCGCGTGGCGGACATCTGCAACCCGCTGCTGGGCGGGCACGTGAAGGTCGCGGTCCGCACGCGGCTCACCGCGAACGCCGCCGCGGGGGGCACCAGCATCACGCTCCGCAAGGGCGCCCGCTTCTCCGATCGCCAGGTCCGGGCGCTCGCCCACCACGAGGGGCTGTGGCACGTGCTCACGTCCCTGAACGGCTACCGGCAGCCGCACCTGCCGGTGCTGGGCGTGGGCCTGCCCCGCCACACCGAGTCGCAGGAGGGCGGCGGCATCGTGGCCGAGTTCCTCACCGGCCACATCACCGACGAGCGCTACATCGAGCTCGGCGAGCGGACGATCGCCATCGACATGGCGGCGCGCGGCGCCGACTTCCTCGAGGTGTACCGGTACCTGCTCGCGCGCTTCCCGCCGGAGAAGGCGGCGCTCATGAGCGAGCGCGTCTTCCGCGGCGGGCTGCTGGAGGGCGGCGCGCCGTTCACGAAGGACGCGGCCTACCAGCGCGGCTACTGCCGCACGTTCAACTTCCTGCGCGCGGCGCTGGAGCAGCGCGACGTGGAGCTGGTGCGGGCGTTCCTCGCCGGGAAGATGAGCGTGGACGACGCCGAGCTGGTGCGGGACCTCGTGGAGGAGGGGATCTGCGTCGGCCCGGTCTACCTGCCCGAGTGGTTCATCGACATCGACCGGCTGAACGCCATGGCCACGCACAGCGTGACGATGAACCGCTTCTCGCTGCCGTCGGTGACCCGCTACTACGCGCGCCGCCGGGGCACGCGCCCGCCGGCCGAGGCGCCCGGGCGCGCGCGCGAGGCGGACACCGAGGAGGCGCCGGCGCGCCTCGCCGGCGCCGACGAGGGCGACCTGGGCGAGTGA
- a CDS encoding EscU/YscU/HrcU family type III secretion system export apparatus switch protein: MTGNRTEQPTPRRLREARRRGEVAVSRELTGAAALAGGLAALAASAPGAAAELGAMLRAALAAAGGAPGSPAAALQGAASAVLRLSLPACGGALLAGAAAAALQAGPGLSLAALAPRLERLDPARGLRRLLSTSQLAAAALGLVKAAVLAALACGWLAGAAPSLAALPRLGPAALWRSPAVLGGLTWRLAAAFAVLGALDLALVRRRHRRALMMTRDEVRREHREDEGDPLHRAERQRRHRALLEAPAVARATVVVVNPTHLAVALHHDRRDGGAPRVVAKGAGDAAARIRSAARRAGVPVVRDVALARALHRLAEVGDEIPEALYEAAAAVLAHLYGLEAKP; this comes from the coding sequence GTGACCGGGAACCGGACCGAGCAGCCCACCCCGCGGCGGCTGCGCGAGGCCCGCCGGCGCGGCGAGGTGGCGGTCAGCCGCGAGCTCACCGGCGCGGCCGCGCTGGCCGGCGGGCTGGCGGCCCTGGCCGCCTCCGCGCCGGGCGCGGCCGCCGAGCTGGGCGCGATGCTCCGCGCGGCGCTCGCCGCGGCGGGCGGCGCGCCGGGGAGCCCGGCGGCCGCGCTCCAGGGCGCGGCCTCGGCGGTCCTGCGGCTCTCGCTGCCCGCCTGCGGCGGCGCCCTCCTCGCCGGCGCCGCTGCGGCCGCGCTGCAGGCCGGCCCGGGCCTCTCCCTCGCCGCGCTCGCGCCCCGGCTCGAGCGGCTCGACCCGGCGCGCGGCCTGCGGCGCCTCCTGTCCACCTCGCAGCTCGCCGCCGCCGCCCTGGGGCTCGTCAAGGCCGCCGTGCTGGCCGCGCTGGCCTGCGGCTGGCTCGCCGGCGCGGCGCCGTCGCTCGCCGCGCTCCCGCGGCTCGGCCCGGCCGCGCTCTGGCGATCCCCTGCGGTCCTCGGCGGGCTCACCTGGCGCCTCGCCGCCGCGTTCGCGGTGCTCGGCGCGCTCGACCTCGCGCTGGTGCGCCGCCGCCACCGGCGCGCCCTCATGATGACGCGCGACGAGGTTCGCCGCGAGCACCGGGAGGACGAGGGCGATCCGCTCCACCGCGCCGAGCGGCAGCGGCGCCACCGCGCCCTGCTCGAGGCGCCGGCGGTGGCGCGCGCCACCGTGGTGGTGGTGAACCCGACGCACCTGGCGGTGGCGCTGCACCACGACCGCCGGGACGGCGGCGCGCCGCGCGTCGTCGCGAAGGGCGCGGGCGACGCGGCGGCGCGCATCCGCTCCGCCGCGCGACGGGCCGGCGTGCCGGTGGTCCGCGACGTCGCGCTCGCCCGCGCGCTGCACCGCCTCGCCGAGGTCGGCGACGAGATCCCCGAGGCGCTCTACGAGGCCGCCGCCGCTGTCCTCGCGCACCTGTACGGCCTGGAGGCCAAGCCATGA
- a CDS encoding flagellar biosynthetic protein FliR encodes MSELAPDLLPRLAGALLHALRLAPVVMLSPLLGGPMAPPVARLGLALGLGGAAALAAGAPAGPAEAIAFAVAAAREAALGLALGLLAAAPVEAARAAGRLADTFRGATLAELHVAPVRQRESASGDLLAHWVVVLAAWGGGDRLVLRGLLASFATLPAGAPFPAGAAREVVLHASAELLAAAVAVAAPAAAGVLAADLALSLAARVAPQLGPVNVAQPARAALGLALLAAAASAGAGRLVSLAALPGQLVTVLSGGRP; translated from the coding sequence GTGAGCGAGCTCGCCCCGGACCTCCTGCCGCGGCTCGCCGGCGCGCTCCTGCACGCGCTGCGGCTCGCGCCGGTGGTGATGCTCTCGCCGCTGCTCGGCGGCCCGATGGCGCCGCCGGTGGCGCGGTTGGGCCTCGCGCTCGGCCTCGGCGGCGCCGCGGCGCTCGCGGCGGGGGCGCCGGCCGGGCCGGCGGAGGCGATCGCCTTCGCGGTCGCGGCGGCCCGCGAGGCGGCGCTCGGCCTCGCGCTCGGCCTGCTCGCGGCGGCGCCGGTGGAGGCGGCCCGCGCCGCCGGGCGCCTCGCCGACACCTTCCGCGGCGCCACCCTGGCCGAGCTCCACGTGGCCCCGGTCCGCCAGCGCGAGAGCGCCTCCGGCGACCTGCTCGCCCACTGGGTGGTGGTGCTGGCCGCGTGGGGCGGCGGAGATCGCCTGGTGCTCCGCGGGCTGCTCGCGAGCTTCGCGACGCTGCCCGCCGGGGCGCCGTTTCCCGCCGGCGCGGCCCGCGAGGTGGTCCTGCACGCGTCGGCGGAGCTGCTCGCGGCCGCGGTGGCGGTGGCGGCGCCCGCCGCGGCGGGGGTGCTGGCCGCCGATCTCGCCCTGTCGCTGGCGGCGCGGGTCGCGCCGCAGCTCGGCCCGGTGAACGTGGCCCAGCCGGCGCGCGCGGCCCTGGGCCTGGCGCTGCTCGCGGCGGCCGCGAGCGCGGGCGCCGGGCGGCTGGTCTCGCTGGCCGCGCTCCCCGGCCAGCTGGTGACCGTGCTCTCCGGAGGACGGCCGTGA
- a CDS encoding secretion protein, which translates to MRLASLALPLALALAGCSGEALLHGLDEPQANDVLVALDEGGIAAEKAREDGADGGWEVRVAPADAARARRVLAERDLPRQRPAGFDAVLAKGSMVPTATEEHAMYLHALSGELARSIEAIDGVVGARVHLGLPQADPFRPGERPAPRAAVLVRCRAAACAAVRALEPGLRALVAGAADGLDAGAVSVVFAEAPQASAPPPAARRGRSPVLLALAAAAGAAAIAVGGGAGVRWRRGKPS; encoded by the coding sequence ATGCGCCTCGCATCCCTCGCGCTCCCGCTCGCCCTCGCGCTCGCCGGCTGCTCCGGCGAGGCGCTCCTGCACGGTCTCGACGAGCCGCAGGCGAACGACGTCCTCGTCGCGCTCGACGAGGGCGGCATCGCCGCGGAGAAGGCGCGCGAGGACGGCGCCGACGGCGGCTGGGAGGTCCGCGTCGCCCCGGCCGACGCCGCACGCGCCCGGCGCGTGCTGGCCGAGCGCGACCTCCCGCGGCAGCGCCCGGCCGGCTTCGACGCGGTGCTCGCGAAGGGCTCGATGGTCCCGACCGCCACCGAGGAGCACGCGATGTACCTCCACGCGCTCTCCGGCGAGCTCGCGCGCAGCATCGAGGCCATCGACGGGGTGGTCGGCGCGCGCGTGCACCTCGGCCTGCCGCAGGCGGATCCGTTCCGGCCCGGCGAGCGGCCCGCGCCGCGCGCCGCGGTGCTGGTGCGGTGCCGCGCGGCGGCGTGCGCCGCGGTGCGGGCGCTCGAGCCCGGGCTCCGGGCCCTGGTGGCCGGGGCGGCCGACGGGCTCGACGCCGGCGCGGTGTCGGTGGTGTTCGCGGAGGCGCCGCAGGCGAGCGCGCCGCCCCCGGCCGCGCGCCGCGGCCGCTCGCCGGTGCTGCTCGCGCTCGCGGCCGCCGCCGGCGCCGCGGCGATCGCGGTGGGCGGCGGCGCGGGCGTGCGCTGGCGCCGGGGGAAGCCGTCGTGA
- a CDS encoding response regulator transcription factor, whose translation MPPPPERPEISALAAAALDAALEAIPAPAVVVRAPASILLANARARTLLAADRERVMEVLRAPPAADARTPARFAVEGHPGHALVVLPDLDGDARHRVQVISRRWGLTPRQAAVLARVAQGDTNRTVASRLGCSEKTIELHVSALLAKTRCTSRSHLVATFWTDPCDAARAAAALR comes from the coding sequence GTGCCTCCGCCGCCCGAGCGGCCGGAGATCTCCGCCCTCGCGGCCGCCGCGCTCGACGCGGCGCTGGAGGCCATCCCCGCGCCCGCGGTGGTGGTCCGCGCGCCCGCCTCGATCCTGCTCGCGAACGCGCGCGCGCGGACGCTCCTCGCCGCCGACCGCGAGCGCGTCATGGAGGTGCTCCGCGCGCCGCCCGCCGCCGACGCGCGCACGCCGGCCCGCTTCGCGGTCGAGGGCCACCCCGGCCACGCGCTGGTGGTGCTGCCGGACCTCGACGGCGACGCGCGCCACCGCGTGCAGGTGATCTCGCGCCGCTGGGGGCTCACCCCGCGGCAGGCCGCGGTGCTGGCGCGCGTGGCGCAGGGCGACACGAACCGCACGGTGGCCTCGCGCCTCGGCTGCTCGGAGAAGACCATCGAGCTGCACGTGTCGGCGCTGCTCGCGAAGACCCGGTGCACCAGCCGCTCGCACCTGGTGGCGACGTTCTGGACCGACCCCTGCGACGCGGCGCGGGCCGCGGCCGCGCTGCGCTGA
- the sctS gene encoding type III secretion system export apparatus subunit SctS, giving the protein MDPALLHLGREALLLVLVLSAPPLGAALLVGLVTGVLQAATQVQEQTLAVVPRLVAVVVALAIAAPWIGARAVRFAADCLALVPRIAP; this is encoded by the coding sequence ATGGATCCCGCGCTCCTCCACCTCGGCCGCGAGGCGCTCCTCCTCGTGCTCGTCCTCTCGGCCCCGCCGCTCGGCGCCGCGCTCCTGGTCGGCCTCGTCACCGGCGTGCTCCAGGCCGCCACCCAGGTCCAGGAGCAGACCCTCGCCGTGGTCCCGCGCCTCGTCGCGGTGGTGGTCGCGCTCGCGATCGCCGCGCCCTGGATCGGCGCGCGCGCGGTGCGCTTCGCCGCCGACTGCCTCGCCCTCGTGCCCCGGATCGCGCCGTGA
- a CDS encoding FliM/FliN family flagellar motor switch protein, whose amino-acid sequence MALPFDLPAVSRGHAELAAAPRRLGAAVAVAAARALSDLVGAEVSVTGRPVPGRALPRPAAARIAIDLPALPGTAILEVEPALVVRLVDRMAGGDGGPAPAAALTPVEATALELLALAALDGACGVAEVEERLAPRLARATAEPAGALALELEIAAGQARGHARLLVPPAAVRALRGPADLDRRVPVPGSLRRGTAALTAAELDALEPGDVLVVDPPADGRDALALPGGLRALGRIDGEGFHVEETEMIERHAQLPVTLEVELARVDVPLAEVARLEPGSVLALNLDRRGLVTLRLGERAVARGELVDVEGAVGVRILSLEVAP is encoded by the coding sequence ATGGCGCTTCCGTTCGATCTCCCCGCCGTCTCGCGCGGCCACGCCGAGCTGGCGGCCGCACCCCGCCGGCTCGGGGCCGCGGTCGCCGTGGCGGCGGCGCGAGCGCTCTCGGACCTCGTCGGCGCCGAGGTGTCCGTGACGGGCCGGCCGGTGCCGGGCCGCGCGCTTCCCCGCCCGGCCGCCGCGCGCATCGCGATCGACCTGCCGGCGCTCCCCGGGACCGCGATCCTCGAGGTGGAGCCGGCGCTGGTGGTGCGCCTGGTGGACCGGATGGCGGGCGGCGACGGCGGACCCGCGCCGGCCGCGGCGCTCACGCCGGTGGAGGCGACCGCGCTCGAGCTGCTCGCCCTCGCCGCGCTCGACGGCGCCTGCGGCGTCGCCGAGGTGGAGGAGCGGCTCGCGCCGCGCCTCGCCCGCGCCACCGCCGAGCCCGCGGGCGCGCTCGCCCTCGAGCTGGAGATCGCGGCCGGGCAGGCCCGTGGCCACGCGCGCCTGCTGGTGCCGCCCGCGGCGGTCCGGGCGCTGCGCGGGCCGGCGGACCTCGACCGCCGCGTCCCGGTGCCGGGCTCGCTGCGCCGCGGGACCGCCGCGCTCACCGCGGCCGAGCTGGACGCGCTCGAGCCCGGCGACGTGCTGGTGGTGGACCCGCCCGCGGACGGGCGCGACGCGCTGGCCCTGCCCGGCGGGCTCCGGGCGCTCGGGCGGATCGACGGGGAGGGCTTCCACGTGGAGGAGACGGAGATGATCGAACGGCATGCGCAGCTCCCGGTGACGCTCGAGGTCGAGCTGGCCCGGGTGGACGTCCCGCTCGCCGAGGTGGCGCGGCTCGAGCCGGGCTCGGTGCTCGCGCTGAACCTCGACCGGCGCGGGCTGGTGACCCTGCGGCTGGGCGAGCGCGCGGTGGCGCGGGGCGAGCTGGTGGACGTGGAGGGCGCGGTGGGCGTCCGCATCCTCTCGCTGGAGGTGGCGCCGTGA
- a CDS encoding flagellar biosynthetic protein FliO has product MIARLRGLPARPGARAAAGLAAAGVLLLLSRAPGDLAPAAARGGLAACAVGALAVLARRRGAAARPASALVVVARAPLSRDAGLALVEVDGRRLLVGFGADRVALLDGAPAPAAPGGRP; this is encoded by the coding sequence GTGATCGCCCGGCTCCGCGGGCTCCCCGCCCGGCCGGGCGCGCGCGCCGCGGCCGGGCTCGCCGCCGCCGGCGTGCTCCTGCTCCTCTCCCGCGCCCCCGGCGACCTGGCCCCCGCCGCCGCCCGGGGCGGGCTCGCCGCCTGCGCGGTGGGCGCGCTCGCGGTCCTGGCGCGCCGCCGCGGCGCCGCGGCGCGCCCCGCATCGGCGCTGGTGGTGGTGGCCCGCGCGCCGCTCTCGCGCGACGCCGGCCTGGCGCTGGTGGAGGTGGACGGGCGCCGGCTGCTGGTCGGGTTCGGCGCCGACCGCGTCGCGCTGCTCGACGGCGCGCCCGCGCCGGCCGCCCCGGGAGGCCGGCCGTGA
- a CDS encoding VIT1/CCC1 transporter family protein, protein MNVRTDLWLQNLLDERDGAALYEGLARHEKDPARAASFRELAAAERRHAQVWERKLLKEGVAVPPDRPSSRIRALVWLARRLGSAAVLPMVLETEAGDADKYDRQGGEATEIAAEERAHRQVLAGMHGPDAPEGARALIGDRERWHRGGGRAGSIRAAIFGMNDGLVSNLSLILGVAGAGVAPGTVLVTGFAGLLAGAFSMAAGEYTSVASQRDLLARQIALEKREIEEAPEEEAAELALIFKQKGLSTEQASRTAAEILKNPESALDTLVREELGLDPEDLGSPMGAALSSFAMFSVGALVPIVPFLVTTGTPAVISSAILAGGILAGVGGAVGFLSGTSVWRSALRMAGLAALAAGVTYAVGRLFGASIN, encoded by the coding sequence ATGAACGTGCGCACCGACCTGTGGCTGCAGAACCTGCTCGACGAGCGCGACGGCGCCGCCCTGTACGAGGGGCTCGCCCGGCACGAGAAGGACCCCGCCCGCGCGGCGAGCTTCCGCGAGCTGGCCGCGGCGGAGCGGCGCCACGCGCAGGTCTGGGAGCGCAAGCTCCTCAAGGAAGGCGTGGCGGTCCCGCCGGACCGGCCCAGCTCGCGCATCCGCGCGCTGGTGTGGCTGGCGCGGCGGCTCGGCAGCGCCGCGGTCCTGCCCATGGTCCTCGAGACCGAGGCCGGCGACGCCGACAAGTACGACCGGCAGGGCGGCGAGGCGACGGAGATCGCCGCGGAGGAGCGCGCGCACCGGCAGGTGCTGGCCGGCATGCACGGGCCGGACGCGCCCGAGGGCGCGCGGGCGCTCATCGGGGATCGCGAGCGGTGGCACCGCGGCGGCGGGCGGGCCGGGTCGATCCGCGCGGCCATCTTCGGGATGAACGACGGGCTGGTCTCGAACCTCTCGCTCATCCTGGGCGTGGCGGGCGCGGGCGTGGCGCCGGGGACCGTGCTCGTCACCGGCTTCGCCGGGCTGCTCGCGGGCGCGTTCTCCATGGCGGCCGGCGAGTACACCTCCGTGGCGAGCCAGCGCGACCTGCTCGCGCGGCAGATCGCGCTCGAGAAGCGCGAGATCGAGGAGGCGCCGGAGGAGGAGGCCGCAGAGCTCGCGCTCATCTTCAAGCAGAAGGGGCTCTCCACCGAGCAGGCCAGCCGCACCGCCGCCGAGATCCTCAAGAACCCGGAGAGCGCGCTGGACACGCTGGTGCGCGAGGAGCTGGGGCTCGACCCGGAGGACCTCGGCTCGCCCATGGGCGCGGCGCTGTCGTCGTTCGCGATGTTCTCGGTGGGCGCGCTCGTGCCCATCGTGCCGTTCCTCGTCACCACCGGCACGCCGGCGGTGATCTCGAGCGCGATCCTGGCCGGCGGGATCCTGGCCGGCGTGGGCGGCGCGGTCGGGTTCCTCTCCGGCACGAGCGTGTGGCGCTCCGCGCTGCGCATGGCCGGGCTCGCCGCGCTCGCCGCCGGGGTCACGTACGCGGTCGGGCGGCTGTTCGGGGCGAGCATCAACTGA